The region ggaggtgagctgtgacatcacctattgtgaatggtggatcctgtgttatctactgtatatagatgtgttatcagtcattgtacaggaggaggaggtgagctgtgacatcacctattgtgaatggtggatcctgtgttatctactgtatatagagctgttatcagtcattgtacaagaggaggaggagagctgtgatagCACtgagaatagtggatcctgtgttatctactgtatttagaggtgttatctgtcattgtacaggaggaggaggtgagctgtgacatctcttattgtgaatggtggatcctatgttatctacagtatacagaggtgttatctgtcatttaaCCCTGTCTGTGATAATTAGATGATGAATTATTATGAGTGACTATCACCATCATTACAAAAGACAATGAATGGAGACTTGGTTACATTCTACACGACCACTCCATTCATAAAAGAAACTCATTTTCCCATCTCCCTAGCAATCAATTACAACTAATTCTATGGATAAGTCAGTAAAAATAAGTTgtgattatgaaaaaaaaaatcacctcattGAACAAGTCAAGGACTTAAATGAATTATATGTCACCAATTTTGAAAGTCTCACTTTTTTCTCTAATAATATTTACTACTGATTGTCATTTATATTGCTGATTGACCCATGACAGGCTGTAATAACAGTTATGCAATTTTGTTTTCTTTAGGTCATGGGACTAAAGGGGTTTTTGaacttctttctggctggagaaGAACAAGAGAAACTTTGCCTTTTAAGGACAGAGTGGCCGATGCTTACTCCGATGTAATGGTCTCCTACACAATGACGAGCTCCCTCTACATCATCACATTCGGAATGGGAGCCAGTCCCTTTACAAATATAGAAGCCGTCAAGATATTTTGCCAAAACATGTGCATCACCATCGTTCTAAACTATTTCTACGTCTTCTCTTTCTACGGCTCGTGTCTAGTCTTTGCCGGTCAACTGGAGCAAAATCGTTACCACAGTATTTTTTGCTGCAAAATTCCTTCTGAGGAGTATTTAGATAGACAGCCAATATGGTTTCAGACTATGATGAGTGATGGGCATCAGCATTCAACCCACCATGAACCAGACCCTTACGAGAACCATTTCATTCAGCATTTCCTACGAGAACATTACAATGACTGGATCACAAATACATATGTGAAACCCTTTGTGGTCATAGTATACCTCATCTATGCATCATTTTCATTTATGGGCTGCCTCCAAATTACCGGTGGGTCGAATATTATAAATATTTTAGCAAGTGACTCTCCAAGTGTTTCTTACGCATTTATACAGCAAAAATATTTTAGCAACTATAGTCCCGTGATCGGATTCTATATTTATGAACCTCTTGAATATTGGAATTCAACAGTTCAGGAAGACTTGAAGACTTTAAGTTACGGATTCAATACGGAGTCTTGGATTGAACAATTTTACCAATTTTTAAAAGTTGGCAATATTTCGGCTTCAAACAAAACTGAATTTATCAATGTGCTCCAGAATGGTTTTCTGAGGAAAGCAGAGTTTCAGCACTTCAAGAATGACATCATCATATCCAGGTCAAGTGAAGAGTCCAACATTATCGCTTCTCGAATGTATCTGGTGGCCAGGACGAGTGAAAACACCCAACGAGAAGTGGTTGAGCTTCTCGAAAAGTTGAGACCGCTCTCCTTGATACAAAGCATTAAGTTCATTGTGTTCAATCCAACCTTTGTTTTCATGGATCACTATGGCTTGGCCGTTACTATGCCTGTTCTGATCTCCGGTTTTAGTGTCTTTCTGGTCTTGATTTTGACCTTCTTCTTGGTTATTCACCCCTTGGGGAACTTTTGGCTGATAATTACGGTCATTTCTATTGAGTTGGGTGTGTTGGGTCTAATGACGTTATGGAAAGTTGACATGGATTGTGTATCAATCCTGTGCCTTATGTACTCTTTGAATTTTGCCATAGATCACTGTTCCCCTCTGCTATACACATTCGTCTTAGCCACTGAGCACACAAGAACTCTATGCATACAAGATTCGCTCAAGGAGCATGGCACAGCTATTTTCCAGAATGTGATAACATTTGTCTTTGGGCTAGTAGCCCTGCTGTTTGTGCCTTCGAACTTGACCTCCACACTGTTTAAATGCTTGCTGCTGACTGGTAGTTGCACGCTACTACACTGTTTTGTTATTTtgcctgtttttttaacatttttccctCCTTCTAAGAAGCGTCACAAGAAAAAGAAAAGAGTCAAAAGGAAGGAGAGAGAGGAGATCGAATGCATAGAAATTCAGGAAAATGCAGACCA is a window of Ranitomeya variabilis isolate aRanVar5 chromosome 2, aRanVar5.hap1, whole genome shotgun sequence DNA encoding:
- the PTCHD4 gene encoding LOW QUALITY PROTEIN: patched domain-containing protein 4 (The sequence of the model RefSeq protein was modified relative to this genomic sequence to represent the inferred CDS: deleted 1 base in 1 codon); amino-acid sequence: MSHVLPKATWSSSVVVSRICWRMLRQVIHRGLKSFFYKLGLFVSRHPVFFLTLPAVLTIIFGFIFLSRYKTDSDLEALVAPSHSLAKIERSLASSLFPLEQSKKQLYSDLHTPGRYGRVILLSKPGGNILLQAEHILHIHRAVLDMKVNHRGYNYSFSHLCVLGNEDKRCLLDDIIAVLEEIRAATLANITASKVAVTYPNTKLKNGRQSFIGHQLGGVAEVPNSKDQRVKSARAIQMTYYLQNYGSAIQDHINKQWENEFCTRIHQLQEEHPDIQMFSITSFSLLRDFQKTIELSRSMIVVSLMLVLLAATLSSSMKDCLRSKPFLGLLGVLTICISIVTAAGIFFVTGGRYNSTLLGIPFFAMGHGTKGVFELLSGWRRTRETLPFKDRVADAYSDVMVSYTMTSSLYIITFGMGASPFTNIEAVKIFCQNMCITIVLNYFYVFSFYGSCLVFAGQLEQNRYHSIFCCKIPSEEYLDRQPIWFQTMMSDGHQHSTHHEPDPYENHFIQHFLREHYNDWITNTYVKPFVVIVYLIYASFSFMGCLQITGGSNIINILASDSPSVSYAFIQQKYFSNYSPVIGFYIYEPLEYWNSTVQEDLKTLSYGFNTESWIEQFYQFLKVGNISASNKTEFINVLQNGFLRKAEFQHFKNDIIISRSSEESNIIASRMYLVARTSENTQREVVELLEKLRPLSLIQSIKFIVFNPTFVFMDHYGLAVTMPVLISGFSVFLVLILTFFLVIHPLGNFWLIITVISIELGVLGLMTLWKVDMDCVSILCLMYSLNFAIDHCSPLLYTFVLATEHTRTLCIQDSLKEHGTAIFQNVITFVFGLVALLFVPSNLTSTLFKCLLLTGSCTLLHCFVILPVFLTFFPPSKKRHKKKKRVKRKEREEIECIEIQENADHVTSV